In Gambusia affinis linkage group LG06, SWU_Gaff_1.0, whole genome shotgun sequence, one DNA window encodes the following:
- the si:ch73-281n10.2 gene encoding non-histone chromosomal protein HMG-14A-like isoform X1, whose protein sequence is MGRKKATSNADAAAEPRRKSQRLSEKETQEKPQPEKTKAPPKTKKVKEAAKAEEKKEEAQAEKEVPAENGEAKAEEAAAADDQADEKEAKAEEDEKAE, encoded by the exons ATGGGACGGAAAAAG GCAACTTCTAATGCAGATGCAGCTGCAGAG CCAAGACGGAAGTCTCAAAGGTTGTCAGAG AAAGAGACCCAGGAAAAGCCACAACCAGAGAAGACAAAG GCTCCGCCTAAGACCAAGAAGGTAAAGGAGGCAGCAAAGgctgaagagaagaaagaagaagcCCAGGCAGAGAAAGAAGTTCCTGCAGAAAATGGCGAGGCCAAAGCTGAGGAG gctgctgcagcagatgaTCAGGCAGACGAAAAGGAAGCCAAGGCTGAAGAGGATGAGAAAGCAGAGTAG
- the si:ch73-281n10.2 gene encoding non-histone chromosomal protein HMG-14A-like isoform X2: MHAQATSNADAAAEPRRKSQRLSEKETQEKPQPEKTKAPPKTKKVKEAAKAEEKKEEAQAEKEVPAENGEAKAEEAAAADDQADEKEAKAEEDEKAE; the protein is encoded by the exons ATGCACGCTCAG GCAACTTCTAATGCAGATGCAGCTGCAGAG CCAAGACGGAAGTCTCAAAGGTTGTCAGAG AAAGAGACCCAGGAAAAGCCACAACCAGAGAAGACAAAG GCTCCGCCTAAGACCAAGAAGGTAAAGGAGGCAGCAAAGgctgaagagaagaaagaagaagcCCAGGCAGAGAAAGAAGTTCCTGCAGAAAATGGCGAGGCCAAAGCTGAGGAG gctgctgcagcagatgaTCAGGCAGACGAAAAGGAAGCCAAGGCTGAAGAGGATGAGAAAGCAGAGTAG